A segment of the Spiroplasma helicoides genome:
TGAATTGCAAGCATTTGCAAAATTTGGTAGTGATTTGGATGAATCTACAAAAGCAACTCTAGATCACGGAGCAAAAATTGTTGAATTATTAAAACAAAGACAATATAGTCCAATTAGTCAAGTTAAACAAGCAATCATTCTTTTAGCAATTAAAGAAAGATTGATTAAATGATTACCAGTTTCAGAAATGGTTGGATTTAAGGTTGAACTTTTAAAACACTTTAAATCAAATGAAAAAGCAAAAGCTTTAGTAAAACAACTAGAAGCTGAAAAAGCATTTGATGATGATTTAACAACAAAAGTTAGAACTGAAATTATTAAAGTAATTAAAGAATATACAAATCACTTAAAAGATTGAAAAGCAACAAACTACGGTTCACAAGAAGAATGGAATAAATTAAAATAATATGCCTAACCTAAGTGAATTAAAAACACAAATAGCTTCTGTGAAAGATATTGGGAAAATTACAGGAGCAATGGAACTTGTTGCGACAGCCAAACTTAAACGTATTTCAAAAAGAGTTGGAGATATTCATGCTTATTTGGATGAAATCTATAATGTTTTTAATTACATAATTTCACACTCAGAAGACTCAATTTTTTTAAAAAAACCAAACAAAGAAATTAAAAAAACTTTATGAGTTATTATTTCTTCTAACCTTGGTTTATGTGGTGGATATAATGCCAATATTTTTAAAAAAATTAAAGGACTTATTGGTCCTGATGACGAAGTGGTGGCAATAGGTAATAAAGCTGTTAGTTATTGCAACTCAAATAAATTAACAATTCGTAGAGCTATTACCAATGTGGATGTAAATTACACAAGTCAAGAAGCAAACTACTTAGCATCAGATTTATTGGGTTGATATTCTCAACAAGAAATAGATGCATTAAATATTGTTTATACAAAATTTATTAACAATGTAACTTATGAACCAACTATTATAAATTTATTTCCAATAGTAAAAACTAATGAAAGCAAAAATACTGGAGAAGATATTTTACTAGAACCAGATGCTGAAACAGTTCTTGCAACAGGAGTATCTTTATATTTAAATACAATTATTTTTGGAACCATTTTAGAATCACAACTTTCAGAACAAGCAAGTAGAAGAACTGCTATGGAAGCTGCTACAAAAAATGGTAAAGAATTATCAGAAACTTTAAGTATTGCTTACAACCGTAAAAGACAAGAAAACATTACTCAAGAGATTAGTGAAATTGTTGGTGGGGCCAATGCTCAAAGTGATGATTAATATGGAGGAAATTATTTTATGAAAACAAGTTTAGGTAAAGTGGTTCAAGTTATGGGTCCGGTTGTTGACGTAAGATTTAGTGAAAACGAAATGCCAGAATTATATAACACAGTTGAGTTAGATAATGCTGGAAGTAAACTAGTTCTAGAAGTTGTTCAACACATCGGAGATGATTTAGTAAGAACTATTGCTATGGGACCAACTGAAGGTCTTGTTAGAGGTATGGAGGCTAAAAACTCAGGAGCACCAATTAGTGTTCCAGTAGGAGATGGGGTTCTTGGAAGAATGTTTAATGTTCTTGGAGATCCAATTGATGAAAAACCTCCTGTTGACTCAAAAAGAATGCCAATTCATAGAACTGCTCCAAGTTACGACGAACTTTCAACTTCTGCTGAAATTTTAGAAACAGGTATTAAAGTTGTTGACTTAATGATGCCATTCTCAAAAGGTGGAAAAATTGGATTGTTCGGAGGAGCTGGGGTTGGAAAAACGGTTCTAGTTCAAGAATTGATTAACAACGTGGCCAAAGCCCACGGGGGTATTTCAGTTTTTGCTGGAGTTGGTGAACGTACTAGAGAAGGTAATGACCTTTACTATGAAATGATTGAAGCTGGAGTTATTGATAAAACTAGTTTAGTTTTTGGACAAATGAATGAACCTCCAGGAGCAAGAATGCGTGTTGCCTTAACAGGACTAACTATTGCAGAATATTTTAGAGATGAAAAACATCAAGATGTTCTATTATTTATTGATAACATCTTTAGATTTACACAAGCTGGATCAGAAGTTTCTGCCTTATTGGGTAGAATGCCTTCAGCTGTTGGTTACCAACCAACACTTGCAACTGAAATGGGTGCATTACAAGAAAGAATTACATCAACTAAAAAAGGATCAATTACATCTGTTCAAGCTGTTTATGTTCCTGCCGATGACTTGACCGACCCTGCTCCAGCAACAACTTTTGCACACTTGGATGCCAGAGTTGTTTTAGATAGATCAATTGCAGCACTTGGAATTTATCCAGCTATTGACCCACTATCTTCAAGTTCAAGAATGCTTGATCCAGAAATAGTTGGAGAAGAGCATTATACAACTGCTTTAAGAGTTCAAGAAACTTTACAAAAGTACAAAGAATTACAATCAATCATAGCAATTCTTGGTATGGATGAACTTTCTGAAGAAGATAGAGTAACAGTTAATAGAGCAAGAAAAATAAGAAACTTCATGTCTCAACCATTTACTGTTGGAGAAAAATTTACTGGTCGTAGTGGAAAATATGTTAGTGTTTCAGATACAATAGCATCATTTAAAGCTATATTAAATGGTGAACTAGATGACATTCCTGAAACAATGTTTATGTATGTTGGATCTATTGAAGAAGTTCTTGCAAAATACAAAAAAGAAGGGTAATCTATGAGTTCTTTAAAACTTAAAATAATTACTCCAAATGGAATTTTTCTAAATTCTATTGAGGTTAATCACGTTGGTGTTCAAACAACAGCTGGTGACTTAACAATTTATGCAAGACATACACCAATTGTTTCTACATTACAAATTGGAACTGTTAAATATACAAACTCTGAGGGTGTGAAATATGTTCATGTTCACAGGGGGATTTTGCAAGTAACCAGAGAAGAGGTTAAATTATTAACTCCATGGTTATATGAAATTGATGATAAAGGTAAACAAATAGGACCAAAAATATAATTAAAAAAACTTCTTTTTTAGAAGTTTTTTTGTACACTTTTTACAAAATTTTCCAAAATTTCCAAAAAAAATAAAAAAAACCAAAAAAAACCAAAAAAAACCAAAAATTTGTGTTTTAATAATACCAAATAGAAATTAGATGTTTGTATTTTTAACACCATTTCTATTTGATGGAGGAAGGTATGAAAATATTTAGTTCTAAAAGAAACATAGATAAAGATGTTTCTTTGATTGCTGATTATTTTGGTGGCTCAGAAAACATTGAAAACGTTAGTCATTGTGCCACTAGAATGAGGATTAGAGTTAAAAATATTGAACTTGTTAAACTAGACGAAATTGAAAAATTAGAGCTAGTTAGCGGTACAATTGCAAAAGAAAATCTAGTTCAGTTTGTAGTTAAAACAAATCTTGAAGAATTCAATAAAGACTTTTTAATTACATTGGGAGTTTCTTTAAAAAGAGTTCCAAACTTATTTGATGTAAAATTAACTGTTAAAAAGAACTTTTTTAAAACAGTGACAGATGGGATTGGGGTACTAGTAAAACCAATTATCCCTTACTTGATAACATTATCAATAATATCTACGTTTGCAAATATTATTAACAATATTGAAGTTAAAGGCTCAACAATTAAAGATACCGGAGAAGTTGCAGCCACTATGGGTAAAATGTTTGCTTCATTACAGAACGCTATGACATTAGCATTTAGTATTTTAATTCCATGATCAGTATTTAAAATGATGAGAGGTAGTCAAGCAATTGGTATTTCCATTGGGGTAGTTCTTTGTGCCAAAGACTTTGCACAAACAAATGACTTTATGAGCGGAAACAAAGGGTTATTTGATTGAGGACAAAGTTATGTCGATTCAAATGGTGTTGAGACTAGTTGATCATTTTCAAGTTTTGAAAGTGGATATCCTTGAAAAATATCTTATCAAGGTCAAATTTTACCATTGGTATTAATTGCTTTCATGGCAGTTTATCTAGAAAGACTTGTTAGAAAAATTAAATATGGAGTTGTAAAAGAATTACTTGGAATTCCATTAGTAACATTGGTATCATTCTTTGTTGGTTTATTAATATTAGCGCCAATAGGAATGCTTATAACTTACGGAATGAACGTTGGTGTTTTATGAGCATCAACTCACCGAATTGCTAAATACATCTTTAACCCACTATTTGGTATACTACTTCCTTGACTGGTAGTTACTGGATTTATACAAATATTTGTTGTTGTTAGTTTACAACAATTTATGACATATGGAGCAATATCAATTAATGCGATGTTCACTCAATTGAACATCGCTGTGGCAACGAGCTGTTTAGTTTTTGCGGTTATGAATAGACAAAATAAAGAGCTACAAAAAACAGCTGTACCATCATACTTAATTGCATTTATTGGAGGTTCAACTGAACCCGCATTGTTCGGAGTTACACTAAGATTCTTATTCCCGGTAATAGCAGCAAGTATAGGAACAACTGTAGGAATTGTAATTACAACAATGTCAGACGTATTAACAACAATGGGTCCTGCATCATTCTTGGTATTCTTATGTATAATTCCTTATGCCCAAGATCCACAATATGCTGCTTTCAATATGACTACGTGAGCACCGGGTGGATTCTTCTGAATGGCAATAGCATTAGTTGCAACAATTGGGACAACAGTTTTAGCAACAATATTACTTTCAAGAGTAAATTACTTTAAAAAAATGACTAAATCAATTTTAGATAGAGATTTTGCACCAATCCCAGGAGCAGAGATTATTACAAATAAAATAAAAAATAAAAAAGAAAAAGTTAAAAAAGTAGGTAAAGAAAATGAATAAAATAAAAGAAATTGAATGAAAAAAATGCACAGAAATAGATCAAAAATATTATGACGAATCAAATAAGCTAGTGGCAAGTGATAAATATTATAGACCAACTTACCATATAGCTTCACCAAATGGTTTAGTAAATGATCCAAATGGTTTGTTATTTAAAGATGGCGTTCACCATATTCATTATCAATGAACTCCAGTTGAACCATACCATGGATTTAAACATTGAAGATATTTAACAACAAAAGATTTTGTTAACTATGAAGATCAAGGAGTTTCTGTTGTTCCGGATCACGAAAAAGAACAGTACGGAGCTTTTTCAGGAAGTGCACATGACTTTGGTGATACTGTTAAAATTTATTACACAGGTAATATGGAAGATGGTAAAGGAGAAATGACAGAAGAGGTTCAACTTGTAGCAGATTTTGAAAATGGAAAAGTTATCAATAAAAGAATTGCAGTTCCTTGAGATGGTTCAAAATTCACTCCACACGCTAGAGACCCAAAAATATTTAGACATGAAAATAAAGATTATATGGTTTTTGGTGTTAGAATGAAAGACGATGATCTTGGAGGACTTGCAGTTTATGAAATGATTGACTACGATAAATTTGAATTTAAAACCGTTTTAAGACCATCAATTAAAAATAATACATATGGATATATGTGAGAATGTCCAAACCTTGATAAAGTTGGAGATAAGTATTTATTTTTTATATCAGCAGAAGGTTATTTTGACAAAAATGACAAATATGAATTAAACAACTCTAGAAATGTTGTTTACACACTATTAAGTAAATTTGACGTTAACAGTAAAGAACTACACGAAGATTTTGCAATGAGAACCGTAGACTTCGGTCATGATTTCTATGCTCCTCAAACCTACTGAGCTCAGGATAAATTATTGTGATTCGGTTGATTTGGTGGATGTGATATACAATACCCAACAGACAAATATTCTTGACATTCATTAATTACAATACCAAGAGAACTAAGTGTTGAAGGTGAATGATTAGTTCAAAAACCTTATAGCGACTTTAGTAAAAATGTTTTACATAACCAAAAAAGTTTAAAAACAAACTCAGTTGATGTTCATAAAGCAAAACATTTAAAATTTAAACTTGACGGAAATAATGGGTTTAAAATTATGAATAAAAATAATGAGTTTGTGGAAGTTGAATTTACAAAAGATGAAATTATTTTAGATAGATCTCATCAATCTGAACAAGTGGACTATGCTTTTGAAGCTCCAAGACATGCTATTAGAAAAGTAAAAGATAAAGAACAATGAGTTGAAGTTTTCATAGATTCTTCAACTATAGAGTTATTTGCAGATGATTATAAAACCATTTTCACTTCAAGATTTTTTGTTAAAGATTTTGATAAAATTGTTTTTGGAAAAGAGCTAGATTTAGAAGTTGCAGATATTAAACCAATGAAAGTAAGCAACTAGGAGAAAAATTATGAAAAAAGTATTGTGCATAGGGGAATCATTACTTGATATAATTGTTCAAGACAATAAAGTTTTGGAAGCTAACGTGGGTGGGGCACCACTAAACGTTGCTTGTACTATAAACCATCTAGGTGGCCAATCATCTCTTTTGAGTTCTATAGGCGATGATGATAACGGAAAAAATATTTTAAATACCTTAAAAAAATACAATGTAGATACTGATACAATACAAGTTTTAAAAAATCACAAAACAACAGTAGCATATGTTTCAATATTTGAAGATGGAGAAAGAAACTTTACATTTGAATTAGATGCAGATCAAAACATGGAATTTGAAGTAGTGAAAGATAAATTAAAAGATTTTTCAATACTACATTTCGGTAGCGCCACTGCTCTTCTTGGAAATAAATCTGAAGAAACTTATAAAAAACTTTTGACTGAATCTAAAAAATTGAAAAAATTTATAGTGTTTGATCCGAACTGAAGAAACTTATTGTGAAATGAAGACACAAAAACTTTTAATAAAAAAATTTCTGAATATTTAGAAAGTGCTGATTTTATAAAAATTAGTGATGCAGAATTAGAAGTAATAACTGGGGAAAAAGATTGTGATAGAGGATTTGAAAAGTTAATTAAACTTTATCATAATGCTACATTCTTTATCACCTTAGGTCCGGATGGATGTTTTGTTGGAAACAGTGAATGAGCGAAAAGATATGATGTCGAAAGAGCAGTTAACCCGGTTGACACAACAGGAGCTGGTGATGCTTTTATTGGCTACATAATTTATAAAATTTCTGAACTTGAAAACAGGGACAGTTGACAAAATAAAGTTGACGAAATTATTTTAGAAGCTAACGAGTATGCGAAAAAAAGCATCTACTATAAGGGAGCTCTTACTTTCTTAGATAATTAAAAAATAAAAAAGCATTTTAGCAAATGCTTTTTTATTTTTTAGTTTTATCATTGAAATTAAGGTTATTTACTTTTGTTGAACTTTTATCAGACAATGGTTTTTTTAAGTGATTTGGAGTTTTAGTTTTGTTAATATTAAAACTCTTAGATACATTATTATTGCCATTAACTTTTTCTAAATCATTATTATCCTTATTCATTCTTTTTTGTCTTTCCAAAATCTGTTCATTTCTTTTTTGCTCTATAACTTTTGTAAATGCCCACATTCTTTCTCTCTTTAAAAACCCCATAAATCTAACATAATTAATTTGTAAAGGTTTAAAATTAATTCTACCGATATTAACATCTTTTAATATTCTTGCTATTTTTTTATTAAGTAGCACCTGTTCTTTACATTGTTCCATTTTTACGCGATTTTTAGCAGAAAGTTGATCTAAGTTTTCAAATATGTTTTCTACACACCCAAATTTTTGAATTAAACTAATTGCTGTATTGTAATACATTCCTTTAACCCCTTTGATGTTATCGGAATGATCACCCAGCAGACTTTTTATATCTGGAATTTGACTTGGTTTACATCCAAACTTTTCAATAACTTCTTTTTCTGTTATTACCTCTTTTTTAGTTTTTTTAGATTGTTGAGAAATTATGTTTACATCATCAGAAACAAGTTGATAGGTATCTTTGTCATTTGAAATGATATCAACTTTATAACCTAGTTGAACAGCTATTCTTGTTATAGTTCCTATTATGTCATCACCTTCAAAATAATTTTTTTCATACCAAGGAATATTGGCTGCCGATAAAAAATCACGAACAAGTTGCATTTGTGGTATCAAATCATTAGGAGTTTCTTTTCTTGTTGCTTTATATGCTGGATACAATTCTCTCCTTCAACAATCCTTTCCTACATCAAATGTAACAATCACTGTGTGATATTCTTTACTTGCCACCATTTCATTGATTTTTGCAACAAAAACATAAACAGCGTTAATTAGAACACCATCTCTATTAACAGCAACTTTTTTTCTTTTTAATGATCCATAATATCCCTTATGTAATAAGTGATATCCGTCAACAATAACTATTTTTTTCTTTTCTGTTTGCATAAAAATTCCTCTCTAATAAAAATCTCTATTTTTTTCAACAACCTCTACTATATTTAAAATCGTGTTTAATTTTTCAATATTGTCAATTTTAAACTCAAAAAAAACTTCTTTTTCTTTAAAAGATTGATTATAATCAAAAACTTTAATAGTATTTAAAAAATTATTAATCATTTTGATATTTGTTATTGAAAATTTTATTTTTACACTATATAAAAGCTCTAATTGTTTGGTATTAGCTTCTTTAAGTAAGGTAATAGCACCATTGCTATAAGCTTTTTGTAAACCACCAGTACCCAA
Coding sequences within it:
- the atpG gene encoding ATP synthase F1 subunit gamma, which codes for MPNLSELKTQIASVKDIGKITGAMELVATAKLKRISKRVGDIHAYLDEIYNVFNYIISHSEDSIFLKKPNKEIKKTLWVIISSNLGLCGGYNANIFKKIKGLIGPDDEVVAIGNKAVSYCNSNKLTIRRAITNVDVNYTSQEANYLASDLLGWYSQQEIDALNIVYTKFINNVTYEPTIINLFPIVKTNESKNTGEDILLEPDAETVLATGVSLYLNTIIFGTILESQLSEQASRRTAMEAATKNGKELSETLSIAYNRKRQENITQEISEIVGGANAQSDD
- the atpD gene encoding F0F1 ATP synthase subunit beta; translation: MKTSLGKVVQVMGPVVDVRFSENEMPELYNTVELDNAGSKLVLEVVQHIGDDLVRTIAMGPTEGLVRGMEAKNSGAPISVPVGDGVLGRMFNVLGDPIDEKPPVDSKRMPIHRTAPSYDELSTSAEILETGIKVVDLMMPFSKGGKIGLFGGAGVGKTVLVQELINNVAKAHGGISVFAGVGERTREGNDLYYEMIEAGVIDKTSLVFGQMNEPPGARMRVALTGLTIAEYFRDEKHQDVLLFIDNIFRFTQAGSEVSALLGRMPSAVGYQPTLATEMGALQERITSTKKGSITSVQAVYVPADDLTDPAPATTFAHLDARVVLDRSIAALGIYPAIDPLSSSSRMLDPEIVGEEHYTTALRVQETLQKYKELQSIIAILGMDELSEEDRVTVNRARKIRNFMSQPFTVGEKFTGRSGKYVSVSDTIASFKAILNGELDDIPETMFMYVGSIEEVLAKYKKEG
- a CDS encoding F0F1 ATP synthase subunit epsilon, with product MSSLKLKIITPNGIFLNSIEVNHVGVQTTAGDLTIYARHTPIVSTLQIGTVKYTNSEGVKYVHVHRGILQVTREEVKLLTPWLYEIDDKGKQIGPKI
- a CDS encoding PTS transporter subunit EIIC, giving the protein MKIFSSKRNIDKDVSLIADYFGGSENIENVSHCATRMRIRVKNIELVKLDEIEKLELVSGTIAKENLVQFVVKTNLEEFNKDFLITLGVSLKRVPNLFDVKLTVKKNFFKTVTDGIGVLVKPIIPYLITLSIISTFANIINNIEVKGSTIKDTGEVAATMGKMFASLQNAMTLAFSILIPWSVFKMMRGSQAIGISIGVVLCAKDFAQTNDFMSGNKGLFDWGQSYVDSNGVETSWSFSSFESGYPWKISYQGQILPLVLIAFMAVYLERLVRKIKYGVVKELLGIPLVTLVSFFVGLLILAPIGMLITYGMNVGVLWASTHRIAKYIFNPLFGILLPWLVVTGFIQIFVVVSLQQFMTYGAISINAMFTQLNIAVATSCLVFAVMNRQNKELQKTAVPSYLIAFIGGSTEPALFGVTLRFLFPVIAASIGTTVGIVITTMSDVLTTMGPASFLVFLCIIPYAQDPQYAAFNMTTWAPGGFFWMAIALVATIGTTVLATILLSRVNYFKKMTKSILDRDFAPIPGAEIITNKIKNKKEKVKKVGKENE
- a CDS encoding glycoside hydrolase family 32 protein yields the protein MNKIKEIEWKKCTEIDQKYYDESNKLVASDKYYRPTYHIASPNGLVNDPNGLLFKDGVHHIHYQWTPVEPYHGFKHWRYLTTKDFVNYEDQGVSVVPDHEKEQYGAFSGSAHDFGDTVKIYYTGNMEDGKGEMTEEVQLVADFENGKVINKRIAVPWDGSKFTPHARDPKIFRHENKDYMVFGVRMKDDDLGGLAVYEMIDYDKFEFKTVLRPSIKNNTYGYMWECPNLDKVGDKYLFFISAEGYFDKNDKYELNNSRNVVYTLLSKFDVNSKELHEDFAMRTVDFGHDFYAPQTYWAQDKLLWFGWFGGCDIQYPTDKYSWHSLITIPRELSVEGEWLVQKPYSDFSKNVLHNQKSLKTNSVDVHKAKHLKFKLDGNNGFKIMNKNNEFVEVEFTKDEIILDRSHQSEQVDYAFEAPRHAIRKVKDKEQWVEVFIDSSTIELFADDYKTIFTSRFFVKDFDKIVFGKELDLEVADIKPMKVSN
- a CDS encoding carbohydrate kinase family protein, coding for MKKVLCIGESLLDIIVQDNKVLEANVGGAPLNVACTINHLGGQSSLLSSIGDDDNGKNILNTLKKYNVDTDTIQVLKNHKTTVAYVSIFEDGERNFTFELDADQNMEFEVVKDKLKDFSILHFGSATALLGNKSEETYKKLLTESKKLKKFIVFDPNWRNLLWNEDTKTFNKKISEYLESADFIKISDAELEVITGEKDCDRGFEKLIKLYHNATFFITLGPDGCFVGNSEWAKRYDVERAVNPVDTTGAGDAFIGYIIYKISELENRDSWQNKVDEIILEANEYAKKSIYYKGALTFLDN
- a CDS encoding 5'-3' exonuclease; the encoded protein is MQTEKKKIVIVDGYHLLHKGYYGSLKRKKVAVNRDGVLINAVYVFVAKINEMVASKEYHTVIVTFDVGKDCWRRELYPAYKATRKETPNDLIPQMQLVRDFLSAANIPWYEKNYFEGDDIIGTITRIAVQLGYKVDIISNDKDTYQLVSDDVNIISQQSKKTKKEVITEKEVIEKFGCKPSQIPDIKSLLGDHSDNIKGVKGMYYNTAISLIQKFGCVENIFENLDQLSAKNRVKMEQCKEQVLLNKKIARILKDVNIGRINFKPLQINYVRFMGFLKRERMWAFTKVIEQKRNEQILERQKRMNKDNNDLEKVNGNNNVSKSFNINKTKTPNHLKKPLSDKSSTKVNNLNFNDKTKK